A single Triticum dicoccoides isolate Atlit2015 ecotype Zavitan chromosome 2A, WEW_v2.0, whole genome shotgun sequence DNA region contains:
- the LOC119356940 gene encoding protein Rf1, mitochondrial-like — protein MSRGAGARVVSPTLCTYSILMDCCCRARRPELVVAFFGRLLRLGLRLDIISSSNLLKGLCQAKRSNEALDMLLHRMPELDCAPDVFSFNIVINGCFKEGEVDKACNLFHEMPQLGVQPDVVTYTSIINALSKSGAMDKAEVVLRQMVDQGIGPNIRTYTTSLIHGYSASGQWKAQARVFKEMVSLGVLPNVVTWNSFMDSLCKHRRTKEARDIFDSMAAKGQKPDIVFYSIMLNGYAKEGYFDDMTDLFNSMLQNGIVPNHHVFNILINAYAKRGLMDEAMHMFEVMRQQGVNPNVVSYQVIMDSLCKMGRMDAALDKFNQMVNQGVSPDKAVYRCLVLGSCSHGDFVKAKELISEAVNRGLCSNSVFFYSVINDLCKEGKVKEAQDMFHFIVGIGQRPDVIMYTSLMDGYCLVGKVEEALRVLDAMKSAGLQPTAVTYAILLNGYCKIGRIADGLSLFKEMSLSGVKPTTIMYNIILDGLFRSGRTVSAKEKFCTMSESGIPVGIDTYNIVLSGLCKNNCTGEAIELFKKLRAMNVKIDVITLNIMISAMFKTRRIEEAKDLFATISAIGLVPSVVTYSLMMTNFIKEGLLAEADDMFLAVEKANCAPNSRLLNHVVRVLLEKGAVVKGANYLAKLDAKQMSLDVSTISLIVSLFSGEGKLREHVKLLPVTAIARKINLLPMKSC, from the exons ATGTCCCGAGGCGCTGGTGCACGGGTGGTGTCGCCCACGCTCTGTACCTATTCCATCCTCATGGACTGCTGCTGCCGTGCACGCCGCCCAGAGTTGGTGGTTGCCTTCTTCGGCCGCCTCCTCAGGTTGGGGCTGCGCTTGGATATCATCTCCTCCAGCAATCTCCTCAAGGGGCTCTGCCAGGCCAAGCGTTCAAATGAGGCTTTGGACATGCTGCTCCACCGGATGCCCGAACTGGACTGTGCGCCTGATGTCTTCTCGTTCAACATAGTAATCAACGGCTGCTTTAAAGAAGGTGAAGTAGACAAAGCGTGCAATCTCTTCCATGAGATGCCCCAACTGGGAGTTCAACCTGATGTGGTCACCTACACCTCAATCATCAACGCACTAAGCAAGTCTGGAGCAATGGACAAGGCAGAAGTGGTCCTTCGGCAAATGGTTGATCAAGGCATTGGACCCAACATCAGGACATATACTACTAGCCTGATACATGGATATTCCGCTTCGGGTCAGTGGAAGGCGCAAGCTAGAGTATTCAAAGAGATGGTAAGTCTTGGTGTTCTACCAAATGTTGTCACATGGAACTCATTTATGGATTCACTTTGCAAGCATAGAAGGACAAAGGAAGCTCGAGATATTTTTGACTCCATGGCTGCAAAGGGTCAAAAACCTGATATTGTCTTCTACTCTATTATGCTTAACGGGTACGCGAAAGAAGGATACTTCGATGACATGACTGATTTGTTCAATTCGATGCTACAGAATGGTATTGTACCTAATCACCATGTTTTCAACATATTGATTAATGCATATGCTAAACGTGGACTGATGGATGAGGCTATGCACATGTTTGAAGTAATGAGGCAACAAGGAGTAAACCCAAATGTAGTTAGCTATCAAGTCATAATGGATTCACTTTGTAAAATGGGTAGGATGGATGCTGCTCTGGACAAATTTAATCAGATGGTCAATCAAGGAGTTTCACCTGACAAAGCTGTTTACCGATGCCTGGTTCTGGGTTCTTGTTCTCATGGTGATTTTGTGAAGGCCAAGGAATTGATTTCTGAAGCCGTTAATAGAGGTCTGTGTTCTAACAGTGTGTTCTTCTATTCTGTAATAAATGACCTgtgcaaagaaggaaaggtgaaggAGGCACAGGATATGTTTCACTTCATTGTAGGTATTGGTCAGCGGCCTGATGTGATTATGTACACTTCACTGATGGATGGATATTGCCTTGTTGGCAAGGTGGAGGAAGCACTGAGAGTACTTGATGCTATGAAGTCTGCTGGCCTCCAACCTACTGCTGTTACGTATGCTATACTTCTTAATGGCTACTGTAAAATTGGCAGGATCGCCGATGGATTGAGTCTTTTCAAGGAAATGTCACTCAGCGGGGTTAAACCCACGACTATTATGTACAACATTATACTTGATGGGCTGTTTCGCTCCGGGAGAACAGTTTCTGCAAAGGAAAAATTCTGTACGATGAGCGAAAGTGGCATACCAGTGGGCATTGACACATACAACATAGTTCTTAGTGGACTTTGTAAAAATAATTGCACTGGTGAAGCAATAGAGCTGTTCAAGAAACTACGTGCAATGAATGTGAAGATTGATGTCATAACACTCAATATCATGATTTCTGCAATGTTTAAAACTAGGAGAATTGAAGAAGCCAAGGATTTGTTTGCTACTATATCAGCCATCGGGTTGGTGCCTTCTGTTGTGACATACAGCttaatgatgacaaacttcataaAAGAAGGGTTGCTGGCAGAGGCTGATGATATGTTTTTAGCAGTGGAGAAGGCTAACTGTGCTCCCAACTCCAGGCTGCTAAATCATGTGGTCAGGGTGTTGCTGGAAAAAGGTGCAGTTGTAAAGGGTGCAAATTATCTGGCTAAACTTGATGCAAAACAGATGTCACTTGATGTTTCAACGATTTCGTTAATTGTGTCTCTCTTCTCAGGGGAAGGGAAATTGAGGGAGCACGTAAAATTGCTTCCG GTTACAGCCATTGCAAGGAAAATCAATTTGTTGCCAATGAAATCCTG CTAG